A section of the Oncorhynchus gorbuscha isolate QuinsamMale2020 ecotype Even-year linkage group LG04, OgorEven_v1.0, whole genome shotgun sequence genome encodes:
- the LOC124033069 gene encoding uncharacterized protein LOC124033069 → MKSQPALSLSGHYRSFLCQDIIPPSFCQDIIPPSSVRTLSLHPSVRTLSLHPLSGHYPSILLSGHYPSILCQDIIPPSSVRTLSLHPQSGHYPSILCQDIIPPSSVRTLSLHPSVRTLSLHPSVRTLSLHPSVRTLSLLPLSGHYPSIILSGHYPPIILSGHYPSILCQDIIPPSFCQDIIPPSSVRTLSPYHSVRTLSLYHSVRTLSLYPSVGTLSLYPSVGTLSIHPLSGHYPSFLCQEIIPLSFCQDIIPLTFCHGIIPLTFCQDIITLNFCQDIIPLNFCRDIIPLTFCQDIIPLTFCQDIIPLTFCQDIIPLTFCQNIIPLTFCQVIIPPTFCQDIIPLTFCQDIIP, encoded by the coding sequence ATGAAATCACAACCAGCTTTATCTCTGTCAGGACATTATCGCTCCTTCCTCTGTCAGGACattatccctccatccttctgtcAGGAcattatccctccatcctctgtcaGGACattatccctccatccttctgtcAGGAcattatccctccatcctctgtcaGGACattatccctccatccttctgtcAGGAcattatccctccatcctctgtcaGGAcattatccctccatcctctgtcaGGACATTATCCCTCCATCCTCAATCAGGAcattatccctccatcctctgtcaGGACATTATCCCTCCTTCCTCTGTCAGGACattatccctccatccttctgtcAGGACattatccctccatccttctgtcAGGACattatccctccatccttctgtcAGGACATTATCCCTCCTTCCTCTGTCAGGACattatccctccatcattctgtCAGGACATTATCCCCCCATCATTCTGTCAGGAcattatccctccatcctctgtcaGGACattatccctccatcattctgtCAGGACATTATCCCCCCATCCTCTGTCAGGACATTATCCCCCTATCATTCTGTCAGGACATTATCCCTCTATCATTCTGTCAGGACattatccctctatccttctgtcGGGACattatccctctatccttctgtcGGGACATTATCCATCCATCCTCTGTCAGGACATTATCCCTCCTTCCTCTGTCAGGAAattatccctctatccttctgtcAGGACATCATCCCCCTGACCTTCTGTCATGGCATTATCCCTCTAACCTTCTGCCAGGACATTATCACTCTAAACTTCTGTCAGGACATTATCCCTCTAAACTTCTGTCGGGACATtatccctctaaccttctgtCAGGACATtatccctctaaccttctgtCAGGACATtatccctctaaccttctgtCAGGACATtatccctctaaccttctgtCAGAACATTATCCCCCTGACCTTCTGTCAGGTCATTATCCCTCCAACCTTCTGTCAGGACATtatccctctaaccttctgtCAGGACATTATCCCCTGA